One window of the Bradyrhizobium sp. NP1 genome contains the following:
- a CDS encoding LysR substrate-binding domain-containing protein produces MNIAHPYEAAESGSRTLPPLNALLAFERAAAHLSFRRAARELSLTPSAISHQIRGLEAQFGAKLFVRGTRSVRLTLDGERYLEKVSVALTALRQASRELQRHDGGELWISSLPFFTSTVLLPALSDFRRRHPGLTLRIEATHSYADFNNSRVDVAIRYGREQAAGLKLEPLVAVTGLPVCAPALVKGGLRRPADLSDQILIHLTTQPASWPNWLKGAGVTVTPRGHLWLDSVPAMLEAAEHGLGVTLAMAPLIKARPGFGTRLVAPFDATGGRGETIYLVSRTEQVRNRRIAAVRRWIADAVARAR; encoded by the coding sequence ATGAATATTGCTCACCCATACGAAGCGGCGGAATCGGGCAGCCGCACGCTCCCGCCGCTCAACGCGCTGCTCGCCTTCGAGCGCGCCGCCGCGCATTTGAGCTTCCGCCGCGCCGCGCGCGAATTGTCGCTGACCCCATCGGCGATCAGCCACCAGATCCGCGGGCTGGAGGCGCAGTTCGGCGCCAAGCTGTTCGTCCGCGGCACGCGGTCGGTGCGGCTGACCCTCGACGGCGAACGCTACCTGGAGAAGGTTTCGGTGGCGCTCACGGCCCTGCGCCAGGCGAGCCGCGAGCTGCAACGCCACGACGGCGGCGAGCTCTGGATCAGTTCGCTGCCGTTCTTCACCAGCACGGTGCTGCTGCCGGCGCTCTCGGATTTCCGGCGCCGCCATCCCGGACTGACGCTGCGCATCGAGGCGACGCACAGCTATGCCGACTTCAACAATTCGCGGGTCGATGTCGCGATCCGCTACGGACGCGAGCAGGCGGCGGGCCTGAAGCTCGAACCGCTGGTCGCGGTCACGGGGCTGCCGGTCTGCGCGCCGGCGCTGGTGAAGGGCGGGCTGCGGCGGCCTGCCGATCTCTCGGACCAGATCCTGATCCACCTCACCACGCAGCCGGCATCCTGGCCGAACTGGCTCAAGGGAGCGGGCGTGACGGTGACGCCGCGCGGACACCTGTGGCTCGACAGCGTGCCCGCGATGCTGGAAGCCGCAGAGCATGGGCTCGGCGTCACGCTGGCGATGGCGCCCCTGATCAAGGCGCGGCCGGGTTTTGGAACCCGGCTGGTTGCGCCGTTCGATGCGACGGGCGGAAGGGGCGAGACGATCTATCTGGTGTCGCGCACCGAGCAGGTGCGCAACCGCCGCATCGCGGCAGTGCGGCGCTGGATTGCGGACGCTGTGGCGCGCGCGCGTTGA
- a CDS encoding GlsB/YeaQ/YmgE family stress response membrane protein translates to MQLSNEGILVILFVGLVAGWLAGKVVRGTGFGIIGDILVGIAGALVASLLFPKLGIHIGSGLVSEIIYSAIGAIILLLVVRLVRTGGRL, encoded by the coding sequence ATGCAACTCTCCAACGAAGGCATTCTCGTCATCCTGTTTGTCGGCCTGGTCGCGGGCTGGCTTGCCGGCAAGGTCGTGCGCGGCACCGGCTTCGGCATCATCGGCGACATCCTGGTCGGCATCGCCGGCGCGCTGGTCGCAAGCCTGCTGTTCCCGAAGCTCGGCATTCACATCGGCAGCGGCCTGGTCTCCGAGATCATCTATTCGGCGATCGGCGCCATCATCCTGCTTCTGGTCGTGCGGCTGGTCAGAACCGGCGGCAGACTCTAG
- a CDS encoding ABC transporter ATP-binding protein → MSPLVEIRNLNVHFTGERTVYAVNDLSLTLGEGEVFGLLGESGSGKSVTLRALMRLLPKRRAQISGSVTVLRRDVLALDEEELSAFRGQTVSMIFQEPALALDPVYTVGAQIAETVMRHEGRTEREARARALEMLEVVRIPSARRRLDAYPHEMSGGMRQRAMIALALACRPKILLADEPTTALDATVQIQILLLLRELQREFGMSVIFVTHDIGVAIEICDRVAVMYAGQIVEQGSLREIVRSPVHPYARGLLASTIHGAKRGEPLQTIPGTPPSLGSAPHNCSFAPRCAFAQARCSEAVPPAVAVGPGRYARCVLVEPSHSVAAP, encoded by the coding sequence ATGAGCCCGCTCGTCGAGATCCGGAACCTCAACGTCCACTTCACCGGCGAACGCACCGTCTACGCCGTGAACGATCTTTCGCTGACGCTCGGCGAGGGCGAGGTTTTCGGCCTGCTCGGCGAGTCCGGATCCGGCAAAAGTGTCACCCTGCGCGCGCTGATGCGGCTGTTGCCGAAGCGGCGCGCGCAGATTTCGGGCAGCGTCACCGTATTGAGACGCGACGTGCTTGCGCTCGACGAGGAGGAGCTCTCGGCGTTTCGCGGCCAGACCGTCTCGATGATCTTCCAGGAGCCGGCGCTGGCGCTCGATCCGGTCTACACCGTCGGGGCGCAGATCGCGGAAACCGTGATGCGTCACGAGGGCAGGACGGAGAGGGAGGCGCGCGCCCGGGCGCTGGAGATGCTGGAGGTGGTGCGGATACCATCCGCCCGCCGGCGGCTCGACGCCTATCCGCACGAGATGTCCGGCGGCATGCGCCAGCGCGCGATGATCGCGCTGGCGCTGGCCTGCCGACCGAAGATCCTGCTCGCGGACGAGCCGACCACAGCGCTCGATGCCACCGTGCAGATCCAGATCCTGCTCCTGTTGCGCGAACTGCAGCGCGAGTTCGGCATGTCCGTTATTTTCGTCACCCACGACATCGGGGTTGCGATCGAAATCTGCGATCGCGTCGCGGTGATGTATGCCGGGCAGATCGTGGAGCAGGGGTCCTTGCGCGAGATCGTCCGCTCGCCGGTCCATCCCTACGCCCGGGGACTGCTCGCCTCCACGATTCACGGCGCGAAACGCGGAGAGCCGCTTCAGACCATCCCCGGCACGCCGCCCTCGCTCGGCAGCGCACCGCACAATTGTTCCTTTGCACCGCGTTGCGCATTCGCGCAGGCGCGCTGCAGCGAGGCTGTTCCGCCCGCCGTCGCTGTCGGTCCGGGCCGCTACGCGCGCTGCGTCCTGGTCGAACCGTCTCATTCTGTTGCCGCGCCGTAA
- a CDS encoding amidase: protein MSTEPALMSLAEVASAIADKRLSSHEVTRACLHRIAQWQPRLNAFMAIEAEAALKAAGEADAALARGQNRGPLHGVPLAHKDMYYDEGRVVTCGSLIRRDFVATTTSTALQRLKDAGQVRLGSLQMAEFAYGPTGHNFHFGAVHNPWLSGHITGGSSSGSGAAVAARLTFAALGSDTGGSIRMPAHFCGVTGLKTTVGRVSRAGAMPLSQSLDTVGPLARTAEDCALLLGLMAGADPEDPTASTLPVPDYLAATRASIKGLKIGVPSAFYVEDLDAEVARCLDETIAALKREGADIVKVTLPDQRQLTAASQLVLAVEAAAFHKRWLIERPQDYGPQVLMRLQNGLAIPAISYLEAMRWRGPALSAHAEATAKVDALIAPVSPVAAPTIVESDVGNGPDAEAVIQRLTRFTRPVNYLGLPSLAIPTGFTAKGLPVGMQLIGRSFDEATLLTVGAAFQRATDFHARVPKLP from the coding sequence ATGAGCACCGAACCTGCCTTGATGTCGCTGGCCGAGGTCGCGAGTGCGATCGCCGACAAGCGCCTGTCCTCGCATGAGGTGACGCGCGCCTGCCTGCACCGCATCGCGCAATGGCAGCCCCGCCTCAATGCCTTCATGGCGATCGAGGCCGAAGCGGCGCTGAAGGCGGCGGGCGAAGCCGATGCCGCGCTGGCCAGGGGCCAGAACCGTGGTCCGCTGCATGGCGTGCCGCTCGCGCACAAGGACATGTATTACGACGAGGGCCGCGTCGTGACCTGCGGCTCGCTGATCCGCCGCGACTTCGTGGCCACGACCACCTCGACCGCGCTGCAGCGCTTGAAGGATGCCGGCCAGGTTCGGCTCGGTTCGCTGCAGATGGCGGAATTCGCCTATGGGCCGACCGGCCATAACTTCCATTTTGGTGCGGTGCATAACCCGTGGCTGTCCGGACACATCACCGGCGGCTCGTCGTCGGGCTCGGGTGCTGCGGTCGCGGCGCGCCTCACCTTTGCTGCGCTCGGCTCCGATACCGGCGGCTCGATCCGGATGCCCGCGCATTTCTGCGGCGTCACCGGGTTGAAGACGACCGTGGGCCGCGTCAGCCGCGCCGGCGCGATGCCGCTGTCGCAATCGCTCGACACCGTCGGTCCGCTGGCGCGCACCGCCGAGGATTGCGCGCTGCTGCTCGGCCTGATGGCCGGCGCCGACCCGGAGGATCCGACCGCCAGCACGCTGCCGGTGCCGGACTATCTCGCGGCGACCAGGGCCTCGATCAAGGGGCTGAAGATCGGCGTGCCCAGCGCCTTCTATGTCGAGGATCTCGATGCCGAGGTGGCGCGCTGCCTGGACGAGACGATTGCCGCGCTGAAGCGCGAGGGTGCCGACATCGTCAAGGTCACGCTGCCGGACCAGCGCCAGCTCACCGCGGCGAGCCAGCTCGTGCTCGCGGTCGAAGCGGCAGCCTTCCACAAGCGCTGGCTGATCGAGCGGCCGCAGGATTATGGGCCGCAGGTGCTGATGCGGCTGCAGAACGGGCTTGCGATTCCGGCGATTTCCTATCTCGAGGCGATGCGCTGGCGCGGGCCCGCACTCTCGGCGCATGCGGAAGCGACGGCGAAGGTCGATGCGCTGATCGCGCCGGTTTCGCCGGTCGCCGCGCCGACCATTGTCGAGAGCGACGTCGGCAACGGACCGGATGCGGAAGCCGTGATCCAGCGGCTGACGCGCTTCACCCGCCCGGTCAACTATCTTGGCCTGCCGTCGCTGGCGATCCCGACCGGCTTCACCGCCAAGGGTCTTCCGGTCGGCATGCAACTGATCGGCCGCTCCTTCGACGAGGCGACCCTGCTCACGGTCGGCGCCGCGTTCCAGCGCGCGACCGACTTCCACGCGAGGGTACCGAAGCTTCCATGA
- a CDS encoding ABC transporter ATP-binding protein has protein sequence MSEATTAIGRLEPIQDRGGAAQPLLQVSGLTKHFAVRGELFSARRTVRAVDNVSFAILKGETVGIVGESGCGKSTTARLLMHLMPRDAGEIVYDGMQVGPALSLRELRRGMQMVFQDSYASLNPRLTVEESVAFGPKVHGMGDSAARELARELLGKVGLRPETFASRYPHEISGGQRQRVNIARALALSPRLVILDEAVSALDKSVEAQVLNLLADLKREFGLTYLFISHDLNVVRYVSDRVLVMYLGEVVEVGPVDKVWDFPAHPYTRALLAAMPSSDPDRRTETPPISGDPPNPIDPPPGCRFHTRCPCAEPLCAKATPKLTPLDTMGHEAACYMAVAGSGHSRAPTREKDIA, from the coding sequence ATGAGCGAGGCGACGACCGCCATCGGCAGGCTTGAACCTATCCAGGATCGCGGCGGCGCGGCCCAGCCGTTGTTGCAGGTCAGCGGGCTGACCAAGCATTTTGCCGTGCGCGGCGAGCTGTTCAGCGCCCGCCGCACGGTACGCGCCGTCGATAATGTCTCGTTTGCGATCCTGAAGGGCGAAACCGTCGGCATCGTCGGCGAGTCGGGCTGCGGCAAGTCGACCACCGCGCGGCTCCTGATGCACCTGATGCCGCGCGATGCCGGCGAGATCGTCTATGACGGCATGCAGGTGGGGCCGGCGCTTTCATTGCGCGAGTTGCGCCGCGGCATGCAGATGGTGTTCCAGGACAGCTACGCGTCGCTCAACCCCCGCCTCACGGTCGAGGAATCCGTCGCCTTCGGCCCGAAAGTGCACGGCATGGGTGACAGCGCTGCCCGCGAGCTGGCGCGCGAGCTGCTCGGCAAGGTCGGCTTGCGGCCGGAAACCTTCGCCAGCCGCTATCCGCACGAGATTTCCGGCGGTCAGCGCCAGCGCGTCAATATCGCACGGGCGCTCGCGCTGTCGCCGCGCCTCGTCATCCTGGATGAAGCGGTCTCGGCGCTCGACAAGTCGGTCGAGGCGCAGGTGCTCAACCTTCTCGCCGACCTCAAGCGCGAGTTCGGGTTGACCTATCTCTTCATCAGCCACGACCTCAATGTCGTGCGCTACGTCTCCGACCGCGTGCTGGTGATGTATCTCGGCGAGGTGGTCGAAGTCGGTCCGGTCGACAAGGTCTGGGATTTCCCGGCGCATCCCTATACCAGGGCGTTGCTCGCGGCCATGCCGTCGTCCGATCCCGACCGGCGCACCGAGACGCCGCCGATCTCGGGCGATCCGCCCAACCCGATCGATCCGCCGCCGGGCTGCCGGTTTCACACCCGTTGTCCTTGTGCGGAGCCGCTCTGCGCAAAAGCAACGCCAAAATTGACGCCGCTGGATACAATGGGCCACGAAGCGGCGTGCTACATGGCGGTTGCCGGATCAGGGCACAGCCGCGCGCCGACCAGGGAGAAAGACATCGCATGA
- a CDS encoding ABC transporter permease: MAVTPLDAMSDAALQAAPSAAARGYWATVGRRLSRDKVSMACAVILILIFASALAAPWLGLADPYQGSMIRRLRHIGTPNFPLGTDELGRDMLARLIYGGRLSLIVGILPVILAFCIGSLLGLVAGYVGGKVNTAIMRTVDVFYAFPSVLLAIAISGALGAGIVNSIVSLTVVFVPQITRVAESVTTGVRNMDFVEAARASGAGAFTIMRVHMLGNVLGPIFVYATGLISVSMILAAGLSFLGLGTKPPEPEWGLMLNTLRTAIYVNPFVAALPGVMIFAVSICFNLLSDGLRSAMDIRS, encoded by the coding sequence ATGGCAGTCACGCCCCTTGACGCGATGTCGGATGCGGCGTTGCAGGCGGCGCCTTCTGCCGCGGCACGCGGCTATTGGGCGACCGTCGGCCGCCGTCTCTCGCGCGACAAGGTCAGCATGGCCTGCGCCGTCATCCTGATCCTGATCTTCGCTTCTGCGCTCGCCGCGCCATGGCTGGGTCTTGCCGATCCCTATCAGGGCTCGATGATACGAAGGCTCCGCCATATCGGTACGCCGAATTTTCCACTCGGTACCGACGAGCTCGGCCGCGACATGCTGGCGCGGCTGATCTATGGCGGACGGCTGTCGTTGATTGTCGGCATATTGCCTGTGATCCTCGCCTTCTGCATCGGCAGCTTGCTCGGCCTCGTCGCCGGCTATGTCGGCGGCAAGGTCAACACCGCGATCATGCGCACCGTCGACGTGTTCTATGCCTTCCCCTCGGTGTTGCTGGCGATCGCGATATCGGGTGCGCTCGGCGCCGGCATCGTCAACTCGATCGTGTCGCTCACCGTCGTGTTCGTGCCGCAGATCACCCGCGTCGCCGAAAGCGTGACGACGGGCGTGCGCAACATGGATTTCGTCGAGGCGGCGCGCGCCTCCGGGGCCGGCGCCTTCACCATCATGCGCGTGCACATGCTGGGCAACGTGCTCGGGCCGATCTTCGTCTATGCCACGGGTCTGATCTCGGTCTCGATGATTCTGGCCGCCGGTCTGTCCTTCCTGGGGCTCGGCACAAAACCGCCGGAGCCGGAATGGGGACTGATGCTCAACACGCTGCGCACCGCGATCTATGTCAATCCGTTCGTGGCGGCGCTGCCGGGCGTCATGATCTTTGCCGTTTCGATCTGCTTCAACCTGCTCAGCGACGGGCTGCGCAGCGCGATGGATATCCGGAGTTGA
- a CDS encoding ABC transporter permease — protein MLVYIARRIVYVIPIVVSVALVCFLLVHITPGDPLVAVLPADASQELAAQLRAAYGFDRPLPVQFGLWLWRAVHGDLGNSIATGRPVLSEVMRAVGNTVTLAVFAAMIGFTFGVLFGLIAGYFRDRWIDKATTSVAIAGVSLPHYWLGMVLVIIFSVELNWLPAVGAGPGGSAAWGWDWEHLRYLILPAITTSVIPMGIVARTVRALTGDILSQDFVEALRAKGLRETGVFRHVVKNAAPTALAVMGLQLGYMLGGSILIETVFSWPGSGLLLNSAIFQRDLPLLQGTILVLALFFVILNLLVDIAQAAIDPRIKRG, from the coding sequence GTGCTGGTCTACATCGCCCGACGCATCGTCTACGTGATCCCGATCGTGGTCAGCGTGGCGCTGGTCTGCTTCCTGCTCGTGCATATCACGCCGGGCGATCCGCTGGTCGCGGTGTTGCCGGCGGATGCTTCGCAGGAGCTGGCGGCGCAACTGCGCGCGGCCTACGGCTTCGATCGGCCACTGCCGGTTCAGTTCGGCCTGTGGCTGTGGCGCGCGGTGCACGGCGACCTCGGCAATTCGATCGCGACCGGACGTCCGGTGCTTTCGGAGGTGATGCGTGCGGTTGGCAACACCGTGACGCTCGCGGTGTTCGCCGCGATGATCGGCTTCACCTTCGGCGTGCTGTTCGGCCTGATCGCAGGCTATTTCCGCGACCGCTGGATCGACAAGGCCACGACTTCGGTGGCGATCGCCGGCGTGTCCCTGCCGCATTACTGGCTCGGCATGGTGCTGGTCATCATCTTCTCGGTCGAGCTCAACTGGCTGCCCGCGGTCGGCGCCGGTCCCGGCGGCTCCGCGGCATGGGGCTGGGACTGGGAGCATCTGCGCTATCTGATCCTGCCGGCAATCACGACGTCCGTGATCCCCATGGGCATCGTCGCCCGCACGGTGCGCGCGCTCACCGGCGATATCCTGAGTCAGGATTTCGTCGAGGCCCTGCGCGCCAAGGGCCTGCGTGAAACCGGCGTGTTCCGCCACGTCGTCAAGAACGCGGCACCGACCGCACTCGCGGTCATGGGACTTCAGCTGGGCTACATGCTCGGCGGCTCGATCCTGATCGAGACGGTGTTCTCCTGGCCCGGCTCGGGACTGCTGCTCAACTCGGCGATCTTCCAGCGCGACCTGCCGCTCCTGCAGGGCACCATCCTGGTGCTGGCGCTGTTCTTCGTCATCCTCAACCTCCTGGTCGACATCGCACAGGCCGCGATCGACCCGCGCATCAAGCGGGGCTGA
- a CDS encoding ABC transporter substrate-binding protein — MLAAALAWPQVARAETVVRIGMTAADIPRTLGQPDQGFEGNRFTGLTLYDALTMWDLSSADKASVMIPGLATEWKVDDTDKKKWVFKLRPGVSFHDGSPFNADAVVWNVEKVLKQDAPQFDPSQVGVTASRMPTLASARKIDDLTVELTTKEPDSFLPINLTNLFMASPAKWQKLYDAAGGADAKAKSQAAWDAFARQASGTGPWKMASFTPRERLELVRNENYWDKARVPKVDRLVLLPMPEANARTAALLSGQVDWVEAPAPDALPEIKQRGFKLYFNEEPHVWPWQFSRVEGSPWNDIRVRKAANLCIDREGLKDGLLAGLMVAATGTFEPGHPWRGNPSFQIKYDKPAAQKLMQEAGFGPNKKLTVKIQTSASGSGQMLPLPMNEYLQQALAECYFDVQLDVIEWNTLFTNWRRGAKDPTANGTNAINVTYAAMDPFFALVRFLQSSMAPPLSNNWGYVNNPKFDELVTKARQTFDPAARDAALAELHAASVDDAAFLYVAHDVAPRALSPKIKGFVQPKSWFVDFSPITIGP, encoded by the coding sequence ATGCTGGCGGCGGCGTTGGCGTGGCCGCAGGTAGCCCGTGCGGAAACCGTTGTCCGCATCGGGATGACGGCCGCCGACATCCCGCGCACGCTGGGCCAGCCGGACCAGGGTTTTGAAGGCAATCGCTTCACCGGGCTGACCTTGTATGACGCGCTGACGATGTGGGATCTCTCGTCGGCCGACAAGGCGAGCGTCATGATTCCCGGGCTCGCGACCGAATGGAAGGTGGACGACACCGACAAGAAGAAGTGGGTCTTCAAGCTCCGCCCCGGCGTGAGCTTTCATGACGGCTCGCCGTTCAATGCCGATGCGGTGGTGTGGAACGTCGAGAAAGTCCTGAAGCAGGATGCGCCGCAATTCGATCCGAGCCAGGTCGGCGTCACCGCCTCGCGCATGCCGACGCTGGCCTCGGCGCGCAAGATCGACGATCTGACGGTGGAATTGACCACCAAGGAGCCGGACTCCTTCCTGCCGATCAATCTCACCAATCTCTTCATGGCGAGCCCCGCCAAATGGCAGAAGCTCTACGATGCCGCCGGCGGCGCCGACGCCAAGGCGAAGTCGCAGGCCGCCTGGGACGCGTTCGCGCGCCAGGCTTCGGGCACCGGTCCGTGGAAGATGGCGAGCTTCACCCCGCGCGAGCGGCTCGAGCTCGTCAGGAACGAGAATTACTGGGACAAGGCACGGGTGCCGAAGGTCGATCGGCTGGTGCTGTTGCCGATGCCGGAGGCGAATGCGCGCACCGCGGCGCTTCTATCCGGACAGGTCGACTGGGTCGAGGCGCCGGCGCCGGACGCACTGCCCGAGATCAAGCAGCGCGGCTTCAAGCTTTATTTCAACGAGGAGCCTCACGTCTGGCCGTGGCAGTTCTCGCGTGTCGAAGGCTCGCCCTGGAACGACATCCGGGTGCGCAAGGCCGCCAATCTCTGCATCGACCGCGAGGGACTGAAGGACGGCCTGCTTGCCGGCCTGATGGTGGCGGCGACCGGCACCTTCGAGCCCGGCCATCCCTGGCGCGGCAACCCTTCATTTCAGATCAAGTACGACAAGCCGGCCGCGCAGAAGCTGATGCAGGAAGCCGGCTTCGGCCCGAACAAGAAGCTGACGGTGAAGATCCAGACCTCGGCCTCCGGATCGGGCCAGATGCTGCCGCTGCCGATGAACGAATATCTGCAGCAGGCGCTGGCGGAATGCTATTTCGACGTCCAGCTCGACGTCATCGAGTGGAACACGCTGTTCACCAACTGGCGCCGCGGTGCCAAGGATCCGACCGCCAACGGCACCAACGCCATCAACGTCACCTATGCGGCGATGGACCCGTTCTTCGCGCTGGTGCGCTTCCTGCAATCGTCGATGGCCCCGCCGCTCTCCAACAATTGGGGCTATGTGAACAACCCGAAATTTGACGAGCTCGTCACCAAGGCACGCCAGACCTTCGATCCGGCGGCGCGCGACGCCGCGCTCGCGGAGCTGCATGCGGCGTCCGTCGACGACGCGGCGTTCCTCTACGTTGCCCACGATGTCGCCCCGCGGGCGCTAAGCCCGAAGATCAAGGGTTTTGTGCAGCCGAAGAGCTGGTTCGTCGACTTCTCGCCGATCACGATCGGGCCGTGA
- a CDS encoding nuclear transport factor 2 family protein has product MTTAQNKALVESIMEARARRDPAPFIAAMADDFTWRIIGSTAWSGDYVGKAEVRERLLRPLHQQFTAPSAITASRILADGDHVVVECRGDATTTSGEKYANTYCFVIRVADGKLKELTEYMDTALVERVLKPPPQA; this is encoded by the coding sequence ATGACAACAGCCCAAAACAAGGCCCTGGTCGAAAGCATCATGGAGGCGCGGGCGCGCCGCGACCCCGCCCCCTTCATCGCCGCCATGGCCGACGATTTCACCTGGCGGATCATCGGGTCGACCGCATGGTCGGGCGACTATGTCGGCAAGGCCGAGGTGCGCGAGCGGCTGTTGCGGCCGCTCCACCAGCAATTCACCGCGCCTTCAGCGATCACGGCAAGCCGTATCCTCGCCGACGGCGACCATGTCGTCGTCGAGTGCCGGGGCGACGCGACCACGACGTCAGGCGAGAAATACGCCAACACCTATTGTTTCGTCATTCGCGTTGCCGACGGCAAATTGAAGGAGTTGACCGAATACATGGATACGGCGCTGGTCGAGCGCGTGCTCAAGCCGCCGCCGCAGGCCTGA
- a CDS encoding MerR family transcriptional regulator, whose protein sequence is MQRELRIGEIAARSGRSVHTIRWYEAQGLLPGVVRDAAGRRVYGAHHVGWLDLMERLRLTGMSIREMREYTTLARQGTAALTQRRALLGRNQRRVRDSIARWTEALALINAKVEFYDEWMANGERPTVAPHQRVPQAMRALKTDLRA, encoded by the coding sequence ATGCAGCGGGAGCTTCGAATCGGAGAGATCGCCGCCCGCAGCGGGCGCAGTGTCCACACCATCCGCTGGTACGAAGCGCAGGGCCTGCTGCCCGGCGTCGTCAGGGACGCGGCGGGCCGGCGCGTCTATGGCGCACATCATGTCGGCTGGCTCGACCTGATGGAGCGGCTGCGCCTCACCGGCATGTCGATCCGCGAGATGCGCGAATACACGACGCTGGCCAGGCAGGGGACGGCGGCGCTCACGCAGCGCCGCGCGCTGCTCGGCCGGAACCAGCGCCGCGTGCGCGACAGCATCGCGCGCTGGACCGAAGCGCTCGCGCTGATCAACGCCAAGGTCGAGTTCTACGACGAGTGGATGGCGAACGGCGAGCGGCCCACTGTGGCGCCCCACCAGCGCGTCCCGCAGGCGATGCGGGCGCTGAAGACGGATCTTCGCGCTTAG